From a region of the Castanea sativa cultivar Marrone di Chiusa Pesio chromosome 10, ASM4071231v1 genome:
- the LOC142613953 gene encoding pyruvate kinase isozyme G, chloroplastic — protein MATMNLPTTMSLLNPDPTTTKASDRLASSKNLSDFVFQPRTRRKCFQKQFFSVRSMKATEQSQHGQLTTPNGPLGFDQLNSPFELQSSDNTLGQERGTSNSLRKTKIVCTIGPSSSSREMIWKLAEAGMNVARLNMSHGDHASHQKTIDLVKEYNAQFEDRVIAIMLDTKGPEVRSGDVPQPIQLEEGQEFNFTIKRGVSTDDTVSVNYDDFVNDVEVGDTLLVDGGMMSLAVKSKTKDLVKCVVVDGGELKSRRHLNVRGKSANLPSITDKDWEDIKFGVDNQVDFYAVSFVKDARVVHELKDYLRNSNADIHVIVKIESADSIPNLHSIISASDGAMVARGDLGAELPIEEVPLLQEDIIRRCQSMQKPVIVATNMLESMINHPTPTRAEVSDIAIAVRESADAIMLSGETAHGKYPLKAVKVMHTVALRTESSLPVSTTPPIQLGSYKSHMGEMFAFHATTMANTLNTPIIVFTRTGSMAVLLSHYRPSSTIFAFTNEERIKQRLVLYHGVMPIYMQFSNDAEETFSRALKLLVGKGLLKGGEYVTLVQSGAQPIWREESTHHIQVRKVQG, from the exons ATGGCGACAATGAATCTTCCGACTACAATGTCACTGCTGAATCCTGACCCCACTACTACCAAGGCCTCTGATCGCCTTGCTTCCTCTAAAAACTTGAGTGACTTTGTGTTCCAACCCAGAACCAGAAGGAAGTGCTTTCAGAAGCAATTCTTTTCAGTCAGATCGATGAAGGCCACTGAGCAGAGTCAGCATGGCCAACTCACTACCCCAAATGGTCCTCTAGGATTT GATCAGTTGAACTCTCCATTTGAGCTTCAGTCTAGTGATAACACTCTTGGGCAGGAAAGGGGAACTTCAAATTCTCTAAGAAAAACTAAGATTGTCTGTACAATTGGTCCATCTTCAAGCTCACGTGAAATGATATGGAAACTGGCAGAAGCTGGAATGAATGTGGCACGTCTAAATATGTCACATGGGGACCATGCATCACACCAGAAGACAATAGACCTGGTAAAAGAATACAATGCTCAATTTGAAGACAGGGTTATAGCCATAATGCTGGACACTAAG GGTCCTGAGGTTAGAAGTGGAGATGTACCTCAACCAATTCAGCTTGAAGAGGGACAAGAATTTAACTTCACTATTAAAAGAGGAGTCAGCACAGATGATACTGTTAGTGTAAATTATGATGACTTCGTGAATGATGTGGAGGTTGGAGACACACTACTGGTTGATG GTGGAATGATGTCTTTAGCTGTTAAGTCAAAGACAAAGGATCTGGTTAAATGTGTAGTAGTTGATGGTGGAGAACTAAAATCAAGGCGTCATCTAAATGTGCGTGGAAAAAGTGCAAATCTGCCTTCAATTACGG ACAAAGATTGGGAAGATATCAAATTCGGGGTGGACAACCAAGTTGATTTCTATGCAGTCTCTTTTGTAAAGGACGCGAGAGTGGTCCATGAGTTGAAGGATTACCtaagaa ATAGCAATGCGGATATTCATGTGATTGTCAAAATTGAAAGTGCAGACTCAATACCAAATCTTCATTCAATAATTTCAGCATCTGATGGG GCAATGGTTGCCCGTGGAGACCTTGGAGCTGAACTTCCAATTGAGGAAGTTCCCTTGTTGCAG GAGGACATAATTCGAAGGTGTCAAAGTATGCAGAAACCAGTAATTGTAGCGACAAACATGCTGGAAAGTATGATAAATCATCCTACACCAACAAGGGCAGAGGTCTCTGACATTGCAATTGCAGTACGAGAAAGTGCTGATGCAATCATGCTTTCAGGAGAAACTGCCCACGGAAA GTATCCATTGAAAGCTGTTAAAGTAATGCATACTGTGGCATTAAGGACTGAGTCAAGTCTACCAGTTAGCACAACTCCTCCAATTCAATTGGGTAGCTATAAG AGCCATATGGGTGAAATGTTTGCTTTCCATGCCACGACTATGGCTAACACTCTCAATACTCCTATCATTGTTTTCACAAGAACAGGATCCATGGCTGTACTTTTAAGCCATTATCGGCCTTCCTCAACAATATTTGCCTTCACAAATGA AGAAAGGATTAAGCAGAGGCTGGTGCTTTATCATGGTGTCATGCCCATATACATGCAGTTTTCAAATGATGCTGAGGAGACCTTCTCCAGAGCCCTTAAGCTATTAGTG GGTAAAGGTCTGTTGAAGGGGGGAGAGTATGTGACTCTTGTCCAAAGTGGTGCACAACCAATCTGGCGTGAAGAATCGACTCACCACATCCAAGTCCGTAAAGTCCAAGGTTGA